Part of the Lagenorhynchus albirostris chromosome 19, mLagAlb1.1, whole genome shotgun sequence genome, tatatatatattttaaaaatagacctGTCCCTCTCCTCCTAGCTTATTGCTTCCCAGTCCCTCAAACACTATGTTTGTTTCACCCTGAGGGACCTTTGCACCTGCTTGTCCCTCCGCTGGGAATAATCAACTCCCAGGTCAGCTGGCTCCATCCCACGGTATCCTTCTCTAACCATCTTATCTAAAATAAGcccatgggggacttccctggaagtccagtggttaagactctgagcttccactgcaggggaacgcaggttccatccctggtcgggggactaagatcccacatgcccggtggcgtggccaaaaaataaaataaccctcTGCCCCCTGTGCCTCTATATCACTTGTCCTGTCTTTACACCTTCAGCCCTCCTGCATATAGGAACTGTACTGTGTCTTGTGTGTTTCTCTCCCAACATGTAAAGTTTCATTAGCGTGCATGTATTTTGTCCCGGGCTAAATCCCAAGCCCCCAACCTGGAGCGTAGCATATAGCaggcactgaataatatttcttaaataaatagatatgagAATGACTATTgcttctcaataaaatactaccaCGACCACCAGCAATAACAATAAGAAACTCTCATTGGTTGAGACTTACTGTAGTCCAGATCATGTGTGGACTACTTTACACACGTGATACATCCTTTAAACCTCACGAGGTCCTAGAAGGTAATGTTAGCCCAGAGCTTAGAGTGAAATCCAGCCTCTAAGGTTCCAGTCCATCTACTAACCCCTCTGCCCCCGGGAGTACCCAATGTCCAGATTTCCCTAAACGCCCCTTTAGTCCTAAAGAACACCATCGGGTCCCCTAAGGACACGGCCCAGGAATacaggtggagagaggagggggtaGGGACTCCTgcgtctgaggggggaggggctgggggcctggactcctgggtctgggggggaggggccgggggcctggactcctgggtctgaggggggaggggctgggggcctggactcctgggtctgaggggggaggggctgggggcctggactcctgggtctgggggggaggggccgggggcctggactcctgggtctgaggggggaggggctgggggcctggactcctgggtctgagggaggaggggccagggGCCTGGACCCTGGGtctgatgggggaggggctgggggcctggacccctgggtctgagggagaaGGGATTAGGGGCGGGGACTCCTGGGTCTGaaggaggaggggccgggggcctggatcctggatGTGAGGGAGGAGCTGGCTCGAGCGCCCGGCTCCTGGGTCTCCGGAAGGCGGGGTCTGCGACCTGAGATACGTGGGGTTGACGCACTGGAACCCCGCGAACTCAGCCCTGCACGCTTTCCTGCGACTCTGCACGCCCCGCAAACCACGCCCCCTTTCTGACAAAGTCCCACCCATCTTCTTCCAGACGCTTCCCCGCTCACTGGGCCGTGGAGAAGTCGTGGCGAGGGTCCTAGAAAAGACTTGAAAGACCCCGGTGAAGATGGAACAGAAGGAAGGGACTGGGCCAGAGGGGTGAGAGACGCAAGACTTCCCGCGGGGAGCACAGACACCCAGAAAGAGGGAGGGTAGAGAAAATCAGAGTTGAACAGACCCAGAGagtatcaggggaaaaaaaaaaaaaaagtcttgggtatcatcacacagaaacagaatctTCGACAGTCTTGGTGACAGAGAGAGTTGAGCGAGATGCTTAGAAATAGGGAGAGAGCTAGAAACATATTTGTGGAACAGAGAAATTTCGAGAAGGAACCAGAATGGAAGATGCCAGACAGAGCCGTAGGGCTGGAGAAATAATAATTGtccacatttattgaacatttcccAGACCCAGCCCTTTAGTAAGCACCTTTGATACCGCCAGAAGCTATCTCTTGGTATGAAAACGTAAGGTTCGGAATGGGAAAATGATTTGCCCAAACACGACGCGAGGGAGGCAGCCTGGAATGGGAGCCGCGTTCTGTGGGATGCTGGCagacctgtctgtctgtctgtctgtaaaGAAAAcgggaagaaacagagagaaaggggCCTGGAAGTCAGAGGCGAGCTCAGTCCTGAGGATGGGGAGAAATGGACTCCTGGGAGAAGCCGGGAAGCAGAAAGCCTGCAGCAGGGAAGGCGTATGCAGATGGGGAGACCCACTGACCTGTCCTTTTGTTATTCTAGGAACGACCTGCCTTCCCCAGGGACTGAGGCGTGGCCGCCTGCACCTTTCCCAGCCctgttcccttctctcctgggCACCCCAGATCCAGCCCACCTGGGGCTCCCTGAGAGCCTGGCCGCTGTCACTGTCCCCATCCGTCTGGATGCTCTCTCCTACCTCCTGCACAGCGCCCTGATGGGAGCCTACACGCTTCAGCAGTCCTTGCCCTCCTGCCCCTGCGCCCCACAGGTGTGCTGCACCCAGCCGGGCACCGCCAAGAGGCCGCCCAGGGGACGAGGGGGCAGGGACGCCCGACGCAGGCCAGGCCGGGGTCAGGGCCAGCGGCAGTGGGGACTTGGGAGGGCTGAGCAGGCAGAGAGTGGCTGGGTGGGGAACCCTGGGGCTGGCCCCAAGACCCCGCCGATGACGCTGCCATCACCAGCACCACCTGCCCAGGATGGGAAGAAGGACGCCCAGGGTCCGGAGCCGCCCCTGGAGACGCCGCCTGCTGATGACTGGGAGGCCGAGTACTAGGACCCTGAGGACCTGCACCCTGGACTCCGGAGGGGGCCCTCGAGGGTCACCAGGAGGGTGTTCCTGGAGCCCAGGGTGACCTCAGCCCTGCCGGAGATACCCAAGAAACATCCTGCTCCCATCCCTCTTCCTCTCAAACCACAGCCTCAGGAGGGGGTCCTGCGAGTCACCTGGTGAAACCCAGACCTGACATAGGATcccaagacagggaaacaacccTGAACCTCATGCCCAAACCCAAGCCTCTTCCCATTTCTTACACTGTTCCCAGCTACAGCGACAACACTCACCTCACTCGCAAGGCCCAGGGCTCCTCCAACCATGCCCAGGCCCATTCCTAACCCCAAAGCCATTCCCACCTGCCTCTGCCAGCCCCATCCCACGCCCACACTGAATCCCACATCCCGCAGCCGTTCACCCCCATTCCACTCTCCATCTCCGCCCTGACCCATCCTCATTCCCATCCACCTGAAGGCCAACCAATCCTCATCCCTGATTTCTCCTGCACTCCAGCCCTGTCTTCAACCCCAGCCAGCCCCGCCTCGTCCTCAACCTCCTTCCTGTCCCAGCCCCAAACGTGACATGCCCTGTGACCCCACCTGCAAAGAACCCCATTGGCCCAACATATCCAGATACCTGCAGCCCCACCCCATCTCCTGCCTTTGGGGAGCGGGGCAGGCTGAACAATAAATGGCTGAGTGACCCTACGTCTTGTGTCTGTGTCTGCTTACACAGCTTGGGCTAACCCCGAGGGTGCCGTGGAACGAGGCCTGTGACAGGGTGCTAGGGTGGCTGGGAGGGTCACAGAGAGAGGCCGGTGGGACCaggggctgcggggagggagggCCTGGATTCCTGCTTCAGCGAATTCCATCTGGGGCGTCTGCCACCACTGCACTTCTGCCTGCTGGAAGCTGCTGGGCCATGGGGCCATTGTATGGGGAGGCTTAAGGGATTTGGGAGACCCTGGGAGCAGAGAGGCCAGCGACCTGACCGGGCTCAGTCTGCACAGAGGGTCCGAGTCAGACGGAGGGTTCAGGGCAGGCTCTGCCCCTCAGGTAGGGACCAGGTGTGGGAGCCATGGGCCCCTCCTCCCCCTAAATCTGGCAGCCAGGCCTCCTTTCTCTCGCAGGGACTTGGTGGGGTCCTAGCCCTAGCCCCCTCCTCACCTCGAACCTGGGAGTCCAGGGCCCTGgccccccccatcccccaaagACTTGGTGTCCCAGTGGCCAGCCCCTTCCTGGCTTAGGACCTGGAAGTCTAGGTCCCCAGCCCCTTTCTCCCCCCAGGACCCAAAGGTCTAGGTTCtcagcctctcctcccccagacTCAGAAGTGCAGATCCTGAGCTCCCTCTGCCCCCCCAGACCCAGGGATCCAGGTGCCCAGTTCCTTCCTCTCCTTGGGACCTAATGTCCCAgccccccagctccctcctcacctagGATCTGGAAGTCTAGGGCCCCAGCTTCTTGTCCCTCAGACTAGGAATCTAGACCCCCGGTCCCTTCTCCCCCAGGACATGGGAATCCAGCTCCCGACCCCATCTCTCCTTTTACCCACAGATCACCATGTACAGCTTCATGGGTGGCGGCCTCTTCTGCGCCTGGGTGGGGACCATCCTCCTGGTGGTGGCCACGGCGACAGACCACTGGATGCAGTACCGGCTGTCAGGGGCCTTCGCCCACCAGGGCCTGTGGCGATATTGCCTGGGCAGCAAGTGCTACCTGCAGACGGAGAGCATCGGTGAGGCTCCGGGGCAGGGTCTGGGCTGTGCCTGGGGTCAGAGCCTCACGCGGGGCAGAACCTTACGGTGGAAAGGCCACctgttttgcagatggagaaCCTTGTGGCTCAGGGAGGGAAAGCGTCcggcccaaggtcactcagcgtGGAaggggcagaactgggatttcagtatttttttctagTACAATTACAGGATGTACCGATTTAGAGGTTAAGTAGAGAGGTGACATTTCCTGGCATGAAATAGAGGTCAGGTATAGCAGTTGGGGCTGGGGTTATCAGAAGAGCATTTTCTAAATATCTACTAGGTGTCAAGAACTATATTAGGTACCAGGAGGATACAGAAGCAATAGGGACCCTGAGTTTGCTAACACTGGGTGAGATACTTTTTAATACTTGCTGTGAGGCAAGCCAtgtaacatatgtgtatatgtatatatgtgtgtgtatgtagatgtgtatatagatagatacgtgtatataatacattatatattgaaaaaatggagataaaaatagtaCTTACAGTATAGGATTCCTGCAatctatattatataatacatattattataatatactaTGTACCTCTACGTGCCTCTttccatatacatgtatatttgtatatatgcacAGTCTTCCCTCAGTCCCTCAGTAGCCACAgagaattggttccaggacccgccGTGGATACCAAAGCCTCCGGATGCTCGAGTCATGTAGTCGGCCCTCCGTATCCGCGGTTCCGTATCCACGGTGGTTCTGCATCTGGGGATTAAACCAACCGCGGATAGTGTAGTgctgtatgtatttattgaaaacaattctcatgtaagtggacctgcacagttcaaacctgtgctgttcaagggtcaaatgtatacatgcatatatatggaaagaGAGATGCATAGAGATGTAGagtatattacataatatatattatacaatatacattatataatatattaataatacataGTATATCACATGTTCTATATTATCTGTATCCAATCATAgtgtagtaataataataacaataactggCATGTATTGTTACTGTGTCCTACATGCTATTCTAAGCGCTTTGCCTGGATTAACTCCCTTCGGTGTCCCAACAACACTAAGAGGGCTGTTCCGTTGTGTCTGTGAATTAAGACACGATACTTGACCTCAAAAAGTCAGTTCTTCTGGAGAGGGGGTTGGGAAGAGGAGCCAACCCTCACTGAGCCCTGTGATATGCCAGGCTTGTGGCAGATTTCACCTACCCCATCTTACCAAACCTACCCATTTGCTGGAGGGATAAACTGAGACAGGGAGAAGTGGAAAGGTTTGCCCTGGGCTACCAGTCTCAGAGCCCCATCTGGCTGACTTCGTACATCCTTTTCATTTCTGGCTGTGTCCTTTGTCACACTTCTACCATTCCTCCTGCTTCAGACTGGGAACACCACCAGACACTCTGAGTTCCCTCTGctggggatgggagagagggaggctggaTGGAGGTCTTCAGCTTCATTTGATATCTTCATGACCACAAGATTGAGAGGCTCAGGGACATACCTCACCCCGATTGATTCTTGGGTATTTGTCCAAACAGCAGGTTTAATTTGATCATCCATCGTATAGCTGTCGTAATCCAATCACCAAAATTAGAGCAGGAGTCCTGGGTTTGCTTCCCAGAGGCCAAACCCAACCCAGGACGTGTATGCAtagcatttttaaagtttccaaagTCAttaccagtattttaaaaatctggagatttttacattaaaatctgGACTTGCAGCTCTTCTTGAATAATCCAGCTTTGCCTGTCTTTTCCAGGCCCGTGGCCAGCTGGTTATGAGAAGCAAATGCCCCCTTCAAATGGGGTACACCAGTCAGGGGCCCCTCAGGAGACAGAAACCGCACTGTGATTCGAATAGGGAAGGTTTTGTCTAAAGATGAAGCTGATCATTGATCGCTGGTACATACGTGTTCCCCATGCAGCCTGCTGTCTCCTGCCTTTATTCACAGCTGCAGCGAAGCCTCAGAGGCATCTGTGTTTTCCACCCCTGCATTAGCCCAACCATGGGAAAGAAATAGGCTATAACATCCCCCATAAGTCCTCCAGACTTTTAAATACCCAGAGGCACGTGTATTCCTTTTCtaaggctgccgtaacaaagtaccacaaactgggtggcttaacagaAATCTATCGcctcacagatctggaggctggaagtccaaaatcgagGTTTCTGCAaggttggttcctcctgagggctgtgaggaagaatctgttccctgcctctctcttagcttctggtggctgcccgGCAATCTTTGGTTTTCCTCGGCTTGTAAGTGCACCAGCCCACCTCTGCCTTCATTTTTGCGTGATGCTCCCCTGGGTGTGTGCCTGTCTGTGCCTGTCTCCAAATGTCCCCATTTTATgaggacaccaatcatattgcATTAGAAATCCACTCTACTCtggtatgacctcatcttaactacttacatctgcaaagaccctatttccaaataaggtcatattccgaggcagtggggggaggggggagcagttagaacttcaacatatgaacttgaaAGGGGAGACACAACGCAACCCAGCAGCCCATAACAACATCCGTGGAGAAGTATCCAGGAATTGTTCTCCCCTAGACTTTCACAAGACAAAAGACTGCATTTTGCAAAGATCTAAGGCTTTTTCAGTGGCAGGATCCCAGTTCTGCCCGGGGTGATAATCGTCATGGGTTCTCCGAGAGACAGAATGAAAAAGCAGTTAAGACAGAATGAAAAAGCACGGAGGGCGTGGAGCTTGGCTTTCAACTCCAGTCCTTTTGCTAATTATGGGACCTTGAGCAAATcgcttcatctctctgagcctccattcctTCACTtgaaaaatggtcatgaaaatcTTACTTAGACCATAGGGCTCTTGGAAAGAATAGATAGGATCATATATGGGAAGAGAGCCTGGCGCGTACTCGAGAGTTGCCAAATGCGAGATGCGATCATGATGAGTGTTCCCAGGGCATctccattcattcaacatgttTCTTGAACACCTATTACGGGCCAGGcactaggtgctggggatacagcagtgagtgAGAAAGCCAGGCCCTTGCCCTCGCAGAGCTGAGAACTCAGCGGAGAGAGATAGACGTCATAAACaagttagaaataaattaatgggACATTTCTAAATATGGGTAAGTGGtatgaaggaagggaaagggagcaTGGGAGAGAGGATAGAGAGTGAGTAGCAGGAGGATATGGGAAATCGGCATtcgctcactcattcattcattgaacaagcATTTCTCCAGGCCCATGTGCAAATCAAACCTCTGCTGGTGTCTGTGGTGTAGAGTCGACCaggtccctgtcctcagggagcaaTCAGGCTGGAGAGGGAAACAGGCAAAGAGAGTCTCAACCCAGAGCAGGGAGTGAGGATGGTGCCTGAGGGGAGAAGGG contains:
- the C19H19orf84 gene encoding uncharacterized protein C19orf84 homolog, producing MEQKEGTGPEGNDLPSPGTEAWPPAPFPALFPSLLGTPDPAHLGLPESLAAVTVPIRLDALSYLLHSALMGAYTLQQSLPSCPCAPQVCCTQPGTAKRPPRGRGGRDARRRPGRGQGQRQWGLGRAEQAESGWVGNPGAGPKTPPMTLPSPAPPAQDGKKDAQGPEPPLETPPADDWEAEY